The following are encoded together in the Sphingomicrobium clamense genome:
- a CDS encoding response regulator, which yields MTDRDTELNIRDGLEVLVVEDEALVAMEIEFMLEEAGHEAIASADDLESTLSAIENCEPDLALVDIQLAFGDSGLDVAKKLHERGIPVLFATGNCPGEQGRPLALGCLHKPIVDRTLRAALAAAKEKLAGREVPPLPSSVHFY from the coding sequence GTGACTGACCGCGACACAGAACTGAACATCCGCGACGGTCTGGAAGTGCTCGTCGTCGAAGACGAAGCATTGGTCGCGATGGAAATCGAATTCATGCTCGAGGAGGCGGGCCATGAAGCGATCGCCAGCGCAGACGACCTTGAATCGACGCTCTCGGCAATTGAAAACTGTGAACCCGACCTTGCGCTGGTCGATATCCAGTTGGCCTTTGGCGACAGCGGCCTCGATGTCGCGAAAAAACTGCACGAACGCGGAATTCCCGTCCTGTTCGCGACAGGGAATTGTCCGGGCGAACAAGGTCGTCCGTTGGCGCTTGGCTGCCTTCACAAACCGATCGTCGATCGGACCCTTCGTGCTGCGCTGGCGGCCGCGAAGGAAAAGCTGGCAGGACGAGAAGTCCCCCCGCTCCCTTCATCTGTCCATTTCTATTAG